From one Aptenodytes patagonicus chromosome 16, bAptPat1.pri.cur, whole genome shotgun sequence genomic stretch:
- the MRPL38 gene encoding large ribosomal subunit protein mL38, with amino-acid sequence MAAPLLSAALCGLRGGRAFGTAAALCKRAAPLGPMPNEDIDVSNLEVLEKYRSFTRYFRLAEKESRKPRWWKTYRQHTSPQPEPKTDISLPRDKLLRAKEIKERKKILRENRQNAEMERAARLRTALIPLDEVRAEWEKTSGPFHKQRVAEHCGIFRDLFKGATFTPWVTLRVEYSQEDEHLVPVYYGNVVTPSEASSPPAVSYEADKGSLWTLLLTNPDGHLRDADSEYLHWLVTNIPGNDIKSGEEICHYLPPFPAMGTGYHRFIFLLFKQDRPVDFSEDVRPMPCHSLKMRTFSTFDFYRKHEDAMTPAGLAFFQCQWDSSVTWVFHQLLNMREPVFEFVRPPVYHPPQLKFPRHQPLRYLDRYRDTEEPTYGIY; translated from the exons ATGGCGGCGCCCTTGCTGAGCGCGGCGCTGTGCGGCCTCCGGGGCGGGCGGGCCTTCGGCACGGCCG ctgcgCTCTGCAAGCGGGCAGCCCCGCTGGGTCCGATGCCCAACGAGGATATTGACGTCAGCAACTTGGAAGTGCTGGAAAAATACCGCAGTTTCACTCGCTACTTCAGGCTGGCGGAAAAGGAGAGCAGGAAGCCCCGCTGGTGGAAGACGTACCGGCAGCACACCAGCCCCCAGCCAG AGCCAAAGACCGACATCAGCCTACCGCGTGATAAGCTGCTGCGGGCAAAGGaaatcaaggaaagaaaaaagatcctGAGGGAGAACCGCCAGAATGCCGAGATGGAAAGAGCAGCGCGGCTCCGGACTG CTCTGATCCCCCTCGACGAAGTCAGAGCTGAGTGGGAGAAGACCAGCGGCCCGTTCCACAAGCAACGCGTGGCAGAGCACTGCGGGATATTTCGTGACTTGTTCAAGGGGGCCACGTTCACCCCCTGGGTTACCTTGAGGGTGGAGTACAGCCAAGAAGATGAGCACCTCGTGCCGGTCTACTATGGGAACGTGGTGACTCCGTCAGAG GCTTCCAGTCCCCCTGCAGTGTCATACGAAGCAGATAAAGGCTCCCTCTGGACTTTGTTGCTCACAAATCCAG ATGGACATTTGAGAGACGCCGACTCGGAGTACCTCCACTGGCTGGT GACGAACATCCCGGGGAATGACATCAAGTCGGGTGAGGAGATCTGCCATTACTTGCCCCCCTTCCCTGCCATGGGAACTGGCTACCATcgcttcatcttcctcctcttcaagcAAGACCGCCCCGTAGATTTCAGTGAGGACGTTCGGCCGATGCCATG CCACAGCCTCAAGATGCGAACCTTTAGCACGTTTGACTTCTACAGAAAGCACGAGGATGCAATGACCCCGGCGGGGCTGGCGTTTTTCCAGTGTCAGTGGGACAGCTCCGTTACTTGGGTTTTCCATCAGCTTCTCA ATATGAGAGAGCCTGTGTTTGAATTCGTGCGACCGCCCGTTTACCATCCTCCACAGTTAAAGTTCCCGCGCCACCAGCCTCTGAGGTACCTGGACAGATACCGAGACACCGAGGAGCCCACCTACGGCATTTACTAG